In a single window of the Ancylobacter polymorphus genome:
- a CDS encoding ABC transporter ATP-binding protein translates to MPSDTTQATAIRLEGVELSLGSGAARVHILKGVSLAIRQGEAVGLVGPSGSGKSSLLMVLAGLERADAGRVEVAGQQLTGLDEDALARFRGRHVGIVFQAFHLIPTMTALENVAVPLELAGRPDAFARAAAELTAVGLGHRLDHYPSQLSGGEQQRVAVARALAPEPRILVADEPTGNLDEATGKQIMDLLFEAQARRGATLVIVTHDPTLASRCNRTVRLRSGAVETADALVGAGAGA, encoded by the coding sequence ATGCCTTCTGACACGACACAGGCCACCGCCATTCGCCTTGAGGGCGTCGAACTCTCTCTCGGCAGCGGCGCGGCGCGCGTGCACATCCTCAAGGGCGTCTCGCTCGCCATTCGCCAGGGCGAGGCGGTGGGCCTCGTCGGGCCGTCCGGCTCGGGCAAGTCGAGCCTGCTCATGGTGCTGGCCGGGCTGGAGCGCGCGGATGCCGGCCGGGTCGAGGTGGCGGGGCAGCAACTCACCGGGCTCGACGAGGACGCGCTGGCGCGGTTTCGCGGCCGGCATGTCGGCATCGTCTTCCAGGCCTTCCACCTCATCCCGACCATGACCGCGTTGGAAAACGTGGCCGTGCCGCTGGAACTGGCCGGCCGCCCCGATGCCTTCGCCCGTGCCGCCGCTGAACTCACCGCCGTCGGCCTCGGCCATCGGCTCGACCACTACCCTTCCCAGCTCTCCGGCGGCGAGCAGCAGCGCGTGGCGGTGGCCCGTGCCCTGGCGCCGGAGCCGCGCATCCTCGTCGCCGACGAGCCGACCGGCAATCTCGACGAGGCGACCGGTAAGCAGATCATGGACCTGCTGTTCGAGGCGCAGGCGCGGCGGGGCGCCACACTGGTCATCGTCACCCATGACCCGACGCTGGCAAGCCGCTGCAACCGGACGGTGCGGCTGCGCTCCGGTGCCGTCGAGACGGCGGACGCCTTGGTCGGCGCCGGGGCCGGCGCATGA
- a CDS encoding (2Fe-2S)-binding protein: MKFILNGREQTLDADGAMPLLWAIRDLAGLTGTKFGCGAALCGACTVHVDGAPVRSCQTFLSDVEGKSVTTIEGVAATGKVGAAVIDAWRKLDVVQCGYCQSGQIMSAVGLLSENRAPSDADIDAAMDGNVCRCATYQRIRAAIHEAASNLG; the protein is encoded by the coding sequence ATGAAATTCATACTCAATGGTCGCGAGCAGACGCTGGACGCTGACGGCGCTATGCCGCTGCTCTGGGCGATCCGCGACCTGGCCGGGCTGACCGGCACCAAGTTCGGCTGCGGCGCCGCCCTGTGCGGGGCCTGCACGGTACATGTGGATGGGGCGCCGGTGCGCTCCTGCCAGACCTTCCTGTCCGATGTCGAGGGTAAGAGCGTCACCACCATCGAGGGCGTCGCCGCCACCGGCAAGGTGGGCGCGGCGGTGATCGACGCCTGGCGCAAGCTCGACGTGGTGCAGTGCGGCTATTGCCAGTCCGGCCAGATCATGTCGGCCGTCGGCCTGCTAAGCGAGAACCGTGCCCCGAGCGACGCCGACATCGACGCGGCCATGGACGGCAATGTCTGCCGCTGCGCCACGTATCAGCGCATCCGTGCCGCCATCCACGAAGCCGCCTCCAACCTCGGGTGA
- a CDS encoding arylesterase produces the protein MLHRLFALCALALVGATAAASAATAEPVRLVAFGDSLTAGYGLAASQAFPVRLQAALRAKGHEVVIENAGVSGDTTSAGLARLDWSIPEGTDGVILELGANDALRGLDPAIPERSLDAILARLKARGIPVLMAGMRAPPNLGSAYQARFDGIYEKLARKYDVPLYPFFLDGVAGTPGLNLPDGVHPTAAGVDIIVARTLPVVEAFLATLKSRTPAGTATPD, from the coding sequence TTGCTCCATCGGCTCTTTGCGCTCTGCGCCCTTGCGCTTGTTGGCGCGACGGCCGCCGCCAGCGCCGCCACCGCCGAACCCGTGCGCCTGGTGGCGTTTGGCGACAGCCTCACCGCCGGCTATGGCCTCGCCGCCAGCCAGGCCTTTCCGGTACGGCTGCAGGCGGCGCTGCGGGCCAAGGGACACGAGGTTGTGATCGAGAATGCCGGCGTGTCCGGCGACACCACCAGTGCCGGCCTCGCCCGGCTGGACTGGTCGATCCCCGAGGGGACGGACGGGGTCATCCTTGAGCTCGGCGCCAATGACGCGCTGCGCGGCCTCGACCCGGCGATCCCCGAGCGCTCGCTCGACGCCATTCTGGCGCGACTGAAGGCGCGCGGCATTCCGGTGCTGATGGCCGGCATGCGCGCCCCGCCCAATCTCGGCAGTGCCTATCAGGCGCGTTTCGATGGCATCTATGAAAAGCTGGCGCGGAAATACGATGTGCCGCTCTACCCGTTCTTTCTCGACGGCGTGGCGGGGACCCCCGGGCTCAACCTGCCTGATGGCGTGCATCCCACGGCGGCGGGGGTGGACATCATCGTCGCGCGCACGCTGCCGGTGGTGGAGGCGTTTCTGGCGACGCTGAAGTCCCGTACCCCTGCCGGCACCGCCACTCCCGACTGA
- a CDS encoding DUF1428 domain-containing protein, with translation MSYIDGFVIAVPTAKKDAYRTMAEKTAPIFFDHGALRLMETWEDDVPHGKLTDFHRAVQATSEEAVVFSWIEWPSREARDAGMKAFMDDPRLKEFTDMPFDGARMIFGGFTPLVDMRPG, from the coding sequence ATGAGCTATATTGACGGTTTCGTCATCGCCGTGCCGACCGCCAAGAAGGACGCCTACCGCACCATGGCGGAGAAGACGGCGCCGATCTTCTTCGATCACGGCGCCCTGCGGCTGATGGAGACCTGGGAAGACGACGTGCCACACGGCAAGCTGACCGATTTCCATAGGGCGGTGCAGGCGACGTCCGAGGAAGCCGTGGTGTTTTCCTGGATCGAATGGCCCTCGCGCGAGGCGCGCGACGCCGGCATGAAGGCGTTCATGGACGACCCGCGCCTCAAGGAGTTCACCGACATGCCCTTCGACGGCGCCCGCATGATCTTTGGCGGCTTCACCCCGCTGGTCGACATGCGGCCGGGCTGA
- a CDS encoding ABC transporter permease — protein sequence MNSDQVSASVAGESRTAPLRAPSRRTLPLRFALRELRGGLRGFAVFLACLALGVAAIAGVGAFSRALTDGLAREGTTLLGGDAAFTLVQREASPEEVRLIEAGGRVSTVATLRAMARAGSGEALDATLTEVKAVDGVYPMVGTLDITPPQPLAAALARDGDAYGALVDPALTDRLQLKIGDRFQLGAATLILRGTLEREPDLLSTGIGFGPRVLVSIDALRASDLLQPGSLVRWHYRVRMDRPTELSAFVDEVQKGAPEAGFEARTRDAAAPRLENNVRRFTEYLTLVGLTALLVGGVGVANAVKSHLDAKRGVIATFKSLGAPGRTVFAIYLAEVGLIAAIGIAIGIAVGSSLPFLANAAFGHLLPVAIEPSLQPGAILLALAYGALIALAFALWPLGLAHDVPVSALFREHVEGGRRRPRLAYIALTSLAVLALAALAVYASEQRNIAMIYLAAAASVLVVLRLVGAGIMAIARRLPRPRSTALRLALANIHRPAALTPTIVLSLGLGLTLLVTLALIDRSLTRELTSRLPTEAPSFFFLDIQNTETDAFTQFLKQKAPEGEVEVVPMLRGRILTLGGRAAESLDPPPEFAWVLSSDRGITYAQTLPEGSVLAGGEWWPADYAGPPLVSFEREIADAFGLKIGDEVTVNVLGRSITATIANLRDVEWERLAINFVMVFSPNTFAGAPHTSLATLTLPEGGDVATERSLGRAVAADFPAVTAVRVKEALTQIGEIVANLLIAIRGASLVTLLSSVLVLAGALAAGQHHRVYDAVILKTLGATRARLVAAYGLEYAALGLVTAIVAVGAGTAAAYVVVVYVMKLGFAWSTGAALGAVAVALVLTVGFGLIGTWRALGQKPARILRNL from the coding sequence ATGAATTCGGATCAGGTTTCGGCTTCGGTGGCCGGCGAAAGCCGCACCGCCCCGCTGCGCGCGCCGAGCCGCCGCACCTTGCCGCTGCGCTTCGCCCTGCGCGAACTGCGCGGCGGCCTGCGCGGATTCGCCGTGTTCCTCGCCTGTCTCGCGCTCGGTGTCGCCGCCATCGCCGGTGTCGGCGCCTTCTCGCGCGCCCTGACCGACGGTCTGGCGCGCGAGGGCACGACGCTGCTCGGCGGCGATGCCGCCTTCACCCTGGTGCAGCGCGAGGCGAGCCCGGAGGAAGTCAGGCTCATCGAGGCGGGGGGGCGCGTTTCCACCGTCGCCACGCTGCGCGCCATGGCGCGTGCGGGCAGCGGCGAGGCGCTCGACGCCACGCTGACGGAGGTGAAGGCGGTGGACGGCGTCTACCCCATGGTCGGCACGCTCGACATCACCCCGCCGCAGCCGCTCGCCGCGGCGCTGGCCCGCGACGGCGACGCCTATGGCGCGCTGGTCGACCCCGCCCTCACTGACCGGCTGCAGCTGAAGATTGGCGATCGCTTCCAGCTCGGGGCCGCGACGCTGATCCTGCGCGGCACCTTGGAGCGCGAGCCGGACCTGCTCTCCACCGGCATCGGCTTCGGCCCACGCGTACTGGTGTCCATCGACGCGCTGCGCGCCAGCGATCTGCTGCAGCCCGGCAGCCTGGTGCGCTGGCATTACCGCGTGCGGATGGACCGGCCCACTGAGCTTTCCGCCTTTGTCGACGAGGTGCAGAAGGGCGCGCCGGAGGCCGGCTTCGAGGCCCGCACCCGCGACGCTGCCGCTCCCCGGCTGGAGAATAATGTCCGCCGCTTCACCGAATATCTCACCCTCGTCGGCCTCACCGCCCTCCTCGTCGGCGGCGTCGGCGTCGCCAATGCGGTGAAGAGCCATCTCGACGCCAAGCGCGGCGTCATCGCCACCTTCAAGAGCCTCGGCGCGCCGGGGCGGACGGTGTTCGCAATCTACCTCGCGGAAGTCGGGCTTATCGCGGCCATCGGCATCGCCATCGGCATCGCAGTGGGCTCATCCCTGCCCTTCCTCGCCAATGCCGCCTTTGGCCACTTGCTGCCGGTGGCCATCGAGCCGAGCCTGCAGCCCGGCGCGATTCTGCTGGCGCTGGCCTATGGCGCGCTCATCGCGCTGGCCTTCGCGCTGTGGCCGCTGGGCCTCGCCCATGATGTGCCGGTGTCGGCGCTGTTCCGCGAGCATGTGGAAGGTGGGCGCCGCCGGCCGCGCCTTGCCTATATCGCCCTCACCTCGCTCGCCGTGCTGGCGCTGGCGGCGCTTGCCGTCTACGCCTCGGAACAGCGCAACATCGCGATGATCTATCTCGCGGCGGCCGCGAGCGTGCTCGTGGTGCTGCGGCTGGTCGGCGCCGGCATCATGGCGATCGCCCGCCGGCTGCCGCGCCCGCGTTCCACGGCACTGCGGCTCGCGCTCGCCAATATCCACCGGCCGGCGGCGCTCACCCCCACCATCGTGCTCTCGCTCGGCCTCGGCCTCACCTTGCTGGTGACGCTGGCGCTGATCGACCGCAGCCTGACGCGCGAACTCACCTCCCGCCTGCCGACGGAAGCGCCGAGCTTCTTCTTTCTCGACATCCAGAACACAGAGACCGACGCCTTCACCCAGTTCCTCAAGCAGAAGGCGCCGGAGGGCGAGGTCGAGGTGGTGCCGATGCTGCGCGGCCGCATCCTCACTCTGGGGGGACGGGCAGCTGAAAGCCTTGACCCGCCGCCAGAATTCGCCTGGGTGCTGTCCTCCGACCGCGGCATCACCTATGCGCAGACGCTGCCGGAAGGCTCGGTGCTGGCGGGCGGCGAGTGGTGGCCGGCCGATTATGCCGGCCCGCCGCTGGTCTCCTTCGAGCGCGAGATCGCCGACGCCTTCGGCCTCAAGATCGGCGACGAGGTGACGGTGAACGTGCTCGGCCGCTCCATCACCGCCACCATCGCCAATCTGCGCGATGTGGAGTGGGAACGGCTCGCCATCAACTTCGTCATGGTGTTCTCGCCCAACACCTTCGCCGGCGCGCCGCACACCTCGCTGGCGACGCTCACCCTGCCGGAAGGCGGCGACGTCGCCACCGAACGCAGCCTGGGCCGCGCCGTGGCGGCGGATTTCCCAGCCGTCACCGCCGTGCGGGTGAAGGAGGCGCTGACCCAGATCGGCGAGATCGTCGCCAATCTGCTCATCGCCATACGCGGCGCCAGCCTCGTCACCCTGCTTTCCAGCGTGCTGGTGCTTGCCGGCGCACTCGCGGCGGGCCAGCACCACCGGGTGTATGACGCGGTGATCCTGAAGACACTCGGCGCCACGCGGGCGCGGCTCGTCGCCGCCTATGGGCTCGAATATGCCGCGCTCGGCCTCGTCACCGCCATTGTGGCGGTCGGCGCCGGCACGGCGGCGGCCTATGTCGTGGTGGTCTATGTGATGAAGCTGGGCTTCGCCTGGTCCACCGGCGCGGCGCTCGGCGCCGTCGCGGTGGCGCTGGTGCTCACCGTCGGCTTCGGCCTCATCGGCACCTGGCGGGCGCTGGGGCAGAAACCGGCACGCATCCTGCGCAATCTCTAG
- a CDS encoding Bax inhibitor-1/YccA family protein encodes MSDFNRNVSVPRFGATAARTQAEIDQGLRAYMLRVYNYMTLGLAITGAAALGIYMLAVSDVATPYQFAGIYLTEFGATLFGSPLRYVVMFAPLAAVLFLSFRVDRLSVATAQTIFWVYAALVGVSLASIFLVYTHESIVRVFFITAAAFGGLSLYGYTTSRSLSGLGSFLVMGLIGILVAMVVNIFLVSSMLQFIISVVGVLVFAGLTAYDTQRIKEMYFAGDDDVVAGRKAIMGALTLYLDFINMFLMLLQLFGNRNN; translated from the coding sequence ATGTCCGACTTTAACCGCAACGTCTCCGTGCCGCGCTTCGGGGCGACGGCGGCGCGGACGCAGGCCGAGATCGACCAGGGCCTGCGCGCCTATATGCTGCGCGTCTACAACTACATGACGCTCGGCCTCGCCATCACCGGCGCGGCGGCGCTTGGCATCTACATGCTCGCCGTCTCCGACGTGGCGACGCCCTACCAGTTCGCCGGCATCTACCTCACCGAGTTCGGCGCGACGCTGTTCGGCAGCCCGCTGCGCTATGTCGTGATGTTCGCGCCGCTGGCCGCCGTGCTGTTCCTCAGCTTCCGGGTGGACCGGCTGAGCGTCGCCACCGCGCAGACCATCTTCTGGGTCTATGCCGCGCTCGTCGGCGTGTCGCTGGCCAGCATCTTCCTGGTCTACACGCATGAGAGCATCGTCCGGGTGTTCTTCATCACCGCGGCGGCGTTCGGTGGCCTCAGCCTCTACGGCTACACCACCTCGCGCAGCCTGTCGGGTCTCGGCTCGTTCCTCGTCATGGGCCTGATCGGCATTCTGGTCGCCATGGTGGTGAACATCTTCCTCGTCTCCTCGATGCTGCAGTTCATCATCTCGGTGGTGGGCGTGCTGGTGTTCGCGGGCCTCACCGCCTATGACACCCAGCGCATCAAGGAGATGTACTTCGCCGGCGACGACGATGTGGTGGCCGGCCGCAAGGCGATCATGGGCGCGCTGACGCTCTATCTCGACTTCATCAACATGTTCCTCATGCTGTTGCAGCTTTTCGGCAACCGGAACAACTGA
- a CDS encoding NAD-dependent succinate-semialdehyde dehydrogenase, with translation MNWADFKRDANLIDGQWVGADGGGTIEVTNPATGEVIGTVPNAGTDETRRAIAAAERAFESFSRTTADERAKLLRRLYTAIMDNQRALAELLTIEQGKPLTESMGEVGASAAYVLWFSEEARRVYGDVIPSPWGERRILATKQPVGVVAAITPWNFPSSMAARKIGPALATGCTSVMKPATQTPYSGLAWGILCEQAGYPKGVVNILTGSASAIGGEMTSNPIVRKITFTGSTPIGKLLMKQAADTVKRVSMELGGNAPFVIFDDADLDKAVEGAIASKYRNSGQTCVCANRFYAQAGIYDAFVEKLATASAKLKVGSGLEEGVVQGPLIDDKAVAKTESFVADALAKGGKVVTGGGRHALGGQFFQPTVIANASPDMNFAREEIFGPVAPVFRFETEEEAVRLANDTEFGLACYFYTRDLARAFRVSEQLRYGQVGINAGVITTEVAPFGGVKESGVGREGSKYGIEEYLDVKYVCIGGL, from the coding sequence ATGAACTGGGCGGATTTCAAGCGCGACGCGAATCTCATCGACGGGCAGTGGGTCGGCGCCGATGGCGGCGGCACGATCGAGGTCACCAATCCGGCTACGGGCGAAGTGATCGGCACCGTTCCCAATGCCGGCACGGACGAGACGCGGCGCGCCATCGCCGCCGCCGAGCGGGCGTTCGAGAGCTTCTCGCGCACCACGGCGGATGAGCGCGCCAAGCTGCTGCGCCGCCTCTACACCGCCATCATGGACAATCAGCGCGCGCTCGCCGAACTGCTGACCATCGAGCAGGGCAAGCCGCTCACCGAATCCATGGGCGAGGTCGGCGCCAGCGCCGCCTATGTGCTGTGGTTCTCGGAAGAAGCCCGCCGCGTCTATGGCGACGTGATTCCCTCGCCCTGGGGCGAGCGGCGCATCCTCGCCACCAAGCAGCCTGTCGGCGTGGTCGCGGCCATCACGCCGTGGAACTTCCCCTCCTCCATGGCGGCGCGCAAGATCGGCCCGGCGCTCGCCACCGGCTGCACCTCGGTGATGAAGCCGGCGACCCAGACCCCCTATTCCGGCCTCGCCTGGGGCATACTGTGCGAACAGGCCGGCTATCCCAAGGGCGTGGTCAACATCCTCACCGGCTCGGCCTCGGCCATTGGCGGCGAGATGACCTCCAACCCCATCGTGCGCAAGATCACCTTCACCGGCTCCACCCCCATCGGCAAGCTCTTGATGAAGCAGGCCGCCGACACGGTGAAGCGCGTCTCGATGGAACTCGGTGGCAACGCCCCCTTCGTCATCTTCGACGACGCCGATCTCGACAAGGCGGTGGAAGGCGCCATCGCCTCCAAATACCGCAACTCCGGCCAGACCTGCGTCTGCGCCAATCGCTTCTATGCCCAGGCCGGCATCTATGATGCGTTCGTCGAGAAGCTCGCCACCGCCTCGGCCAAGCTGAAGGTCGGCTCCGGCCTTGAGGAAGGCGTGGTGCAGGGCCCGCTGATCGACGACAAGGCGGTGGCCAAGACCGAGAGCTTCGTCGCCGACGCGCTCGCCAAGGGCGGCAAGGTCGTCACCGGCGGCGGGCGCCACGCGCTCGGCGGCCAGTTCTTCCAGCCGACCGTCATCGCCAATGCCTCGCCGGACATGAACTTCGCTCGCGAGGAAATCTTCGGCCCAGTCGCCCCGGTGTTCCGTTTCGAGACCGAAGAAGAAGCGGTGCGCCTCGCCAACGACACCGAGTTCGGCCTTGCCTGCTATTTCTACACGCGCGATCTCGCCCGCGCCTTCCGCGTCTCGGAGCAGCTGCGCTACGGCCAGGTCGGCATCAATGCCGGCGTCATCACCACGGAAGTCGCGCCCTTCGGCGGGGTGAAGGAATCCGGCGTCGGCCGCGAAGGCTCGAAATACGGCATCGAGGAATATCTCGATGTGAAATATGTGTGCATCGGCGGCCTGTAA
- a CDS encoding xanthine dehydrogenase family protein molybdopterin-binding subunit produces MHLLTPDQYRQMLAGMGAPAAATRRGFLKGLAAAGGALVIGVHLSPRLAQAEEAAAAPPAPPMPNAFIRIAPDNTVTVLIKHVDMGQGVTTGLPTIVAEELDADWGQMRTAFAPADAKLYNNLAFGPVQGTGGSTSIANSWDQLRRAGAAARAMLVEAAARQWGVPADSITVEKGVLRSGTHSGTFGAFAQAAAKLPVPADVKLKDPKDFTLIGTKLPRLDSATKTDGTATYALDMRRPGMLTAVVRRPDRFGATVKSFDATAAKKVPGVVEVVAVPSGIAVLATNTWAAIQGRDALAAIEWDESKAERRGTAELFDEYAKLAKTPGLPAARRGDAAKGLEKAAKIFEAEFSFPYLAHAPMEPLNCVIEKTGDGVTIWTGSQFQTIEQAVTAGILGVKPEQVKIESLYAGGSFGRRANPPADYVAEAATILKAIDGRAPVHLVWTREDDIKGGYYRPMFYHSVRAGLTADGKIAGWDQRIVGQSFIVGTPFEAFIIKEGVDGTSVEGASDTNYAIDDFRVDLHTVKVGVPTLWWRSVGHTHTAHVVEVMIDELAHAAGRDPVAFRLELLQDKPRHAAVLKLLAEKAQWGGKPGAGKGRGVALHESFNTVVGSVIDVSVVDGRIKVERVVCAVDCGIAINPDVIAAQIEGGVGFGLGAALHDEITLDGGVVEQANFDTYVPLRMSEMPKVEVHILPSANPPTGIGEPGVPGVAPALSNAIFAATGQRLRSLPFRLEDFKV; encoded by the coding sequence ATGCACCTCCTCACACCCGACCAGTACCGGCAGATGCTTGCGGGCATGGGCGCCCCGGCGGCGGCCACGCGTCGCGGCTTCCTCAAGGGGCTCGCCGCCGCCGGCGGCGCGCTCGTCATCGGCGTGCATCTCTCCCCGCGCCTCGCGCAGGCGGAGGAAGCCGCTGCCGCCCCGCCCGCCCCGCCGATGCCCAATGCCTTCATCCGCATCGCGCCCGACAATACGGTGACCGTGCTCATCAAGCATGTGGACATGGGGCAGGGCGTGACCACCGGCCTGCCAACCATCGTCGCGGAAGAGCTCGACGCCGACTGGGGCCAGATGCGCACCGCCTTCGCCCCGGCCGATGCCAAACTCTATAACAACCTCGCTTTCGGCCCGGTCCAGGGCACGGGCGGCTCCACCTCCATCGCCAATAGCTGGGACCAGCTGCGCCGCGCCGGCGCGGCGGCCCGTGCGATGCTGGTCGAGGCGGCCGCCCGGCAATGGGGCGTACCGGCCGATAGCATCACGGTCGAGAAGGGCGTGCTGAGAAGCGGCACGCATTCCGGCACGTTCGGCGCGTTCGCGCAAGCCGCTGCCAAGCTGCCCGTGCCGGCCGATGTGAAGCTGAAGGACCCCAAGGATTTCACGCTGATCGGCACGAAGCTGCCGCGGCTTGATTCCGCCACCAAAACCGACGGCACCGCGACCTATGCGTTGGACATGCGCCGGCCGGGCATGCTCACCGCCGTGGTCCGCCGGCCGGATCGCTTCGGCGCGACGGTAAAGAGCTTCGACGCGACCGCCGCGAAGAAAGTTCCGGGTGTGGTCGAGGTGGTGGCAGTGCCTTCCGGCATCGCGGTGCTTGCGACCAACACCTGGGCGGCGATCCAGGGGCGCGATGCCCTTGCCGCCATAGAGTGGGACGAGTCCAAGGCGGAGCGGCGCGGCACGGCCGAGCTTTTCGACGAATACGCCAAGCTGGCGAAGACGCCGGGCCTCCCCGCGGCCCGTCGGGGCGATGCGGCCAAGGGGCTGGAGAAGGCGGCGAAGATCTTCGAGGCCGAGTTCAGCTTCCCCTATCTCGCCCATGCGCCGATGGAGCCGCTGAACTGCGTGATCGAGAAGACCGGCGACGGTGTCACCATCTGGACCGGCTCGCAGTTCCAGACCATCGAGCAGGCGGTGACCGCCGGCATTCTCGGTGTGAAGCCCGAGCAGGTGAAGATCGAGTCGCTCTATGCCGGCGGCTCCTTCGGCCGCCGCGCCAACCCGCCGGCGGACTATGTCGCGGAGGCCGCCACCATCCTCAAGGCGATCGACGGGCGCGCGCCGGTGCATCTCGTCTGGACCCGCGAGGACGACATCAAGGGCGGCTATTACCGGCCCATGTTCTATCACTCGGTGCGCGCCGGCCTGACGGCGGACGGCAAGATCGCTGGCTGGGACCAGCGCATCGTCGGCCAGTCCTTCATCGTCGGCACCCCCTTCGAGGCCTTCATCATCAAGGAGGGCGTCGACGGCACCTCGGTGGAGGGCGCCTCCGATACCAATTACGCCATCGACGATTTCCGGGTCGACCTGCACACGGTGAAAGTGGGCGTGCCCACGCTTTGGTGGCGCTCGGTCGGCCACACCCACACTGCCCATGTGGTGGAGGTGATGATCGACGAGCTCGCCCATGCGGCGGGGCGCGATCCCGTGGCGTTCCGGCTGGAACTGCTGCAGGACAAGCCGCGCCACGCCGCCGTGCTGAAGCTGCTGGCGGAGAAGGCGCAATGGGGCGGGAAGCCCGGCGCCGGCAAGGGGCGCGGCGTGGCGCTGCATGAGAGCTTCAACACCGTGGTCGGCAGCGTCATCGACGTGTCGGTGGTCGACGGGCGGATCAAGGTCGAACGCGTCGTCTGCGCGGTGGATTGCGGCATCGCCATCAATCCGGACGTGATCGCGGCGCAGATCGAGGGGGGCGTCGGCTTCGGCCTCGGCGCGGCGCTGCATGACGAGATCACGCTCGACGGCGGCGTGGTCGAGCAGGCCAATTTCGACACCTATGTGCCGCTGCGCATGTCGGAAATGCCCAAGGTCGAGGTGCATATCCTTCCCTCGGCCAACCCGCCGACGGGAATCGGCGAGCCGGGGGTGCCGGGGGTGGCGCCGGCGCTCTCCAACGCCATCTTCGCCGCCACCGGCCAGAGGCTGCGCTCGCTGCCCTTCCGGCTGGAGGACTTCAAGGTCTGA